In the Apteryx mantelli isolate bAptMan1 chromosome 1, bAptMan1.hap1, whole genome shotgun sequence genome, one interval contains:
- the CREG1 gene encoding protein CREG1 — MVPLLLLCAAALPLAARGAIPPPEEAARMARFVLHNCDWGALATLSTQEGLRGRPFANIFSLSDGAPGPHGGSGVPYLYLTDLEISVQDLEINSNASLTVSLAQTPYCKKHKYDPQNPLCAHIIFCGNIVKVNDSEAGLAKKALFSRHPEMESWPKDHNWFFAKFNITNIWVLDYFGGLKIVTPEEYYSVKP; from the exons ATGGTTCCGTTGCTGCTCCTgtgcgcggcggcgctgcccctgGCGGCCCGCGGGGCCATCCCGCCGCCGGAGGAGGCGGCGCGCATGGCGCGCTTCGTGCTGCACAACTGCGACTGGGGCGCGCTGGCCACCCTCTCCACGCAGGAggggctgcgcggccgccccTTCGCCAACATCTTTTCCCTCAGCGACGGCGCTCCCGGGCCGCACGGCGGCAGCGGCGTCCCTTACCTCTACCTCACCGACCTGGAGATCTCCGTGCAGGACCTGGAG ATCAATTCGAATGCCTCCTTAACTGTGTCTTTGGCACAGACTCCTTACTGCAAGAAGCACAAGTATGATCCCCAGAATCCACTCTGTGCACACATAATCTTCTGTGGGAATATTGTAAAG GTGAATGATTCAGAAGCGGGCTTAGCAAAAAAAGCATTATTCAGTCGACACCCTGAGATGGAAAGTTGGCCTAAGGATCACAACTGGTTCTTTGCCAAGTTCAACATCACCAATATTTGGGTCCTGGACTACTTTGGTGGATTGAAAATTGTGACACCGGAAGAATATTACAGTGTCAAGCCTTAG